GCCCTGGAGAAACCGCAACTGTGCTGGGCCGGTCTTGTTCCGCGATCTATACGAAAAAGCGACGCGCCGTTTTCCGGCGTGTCGCTGTATAAGGATAACGATAAACCCGCTTGCGCTAAGAGAGGATCTCCGCTTCACCCACTCCGACGCTTATTTCGATGCGGATTTGATATTCTTCTTCGGAGTAGTTGGGAGAAGTGTACGATTGTCCCCAGAAGCCCGAACCGTTGGGAAGCTGGCAATTGCCGACTCCCGTTGTGCACTGGACCTTCACCCCGGCGCCATCCGGCAGGTAAACCTCAGCCGATCCGGCGCCGATGCTGACGTTGACGTCGATATCCGATCCCGCCGGAAGCTTGAGAACCAGGGATCCGGCGCCGATGCGCGCTTCCACCGACGTCACCTGCAGTTGGCTAAGGTCGGCGACGATTTCCCCCGCCCCCAGCGAAAGGTCGAACACCAGCGGAATCCGGCGCGAGAAATCCAGATCCCAGGTATAGCCGTCGCCCGTATAGAAGATGGTGCTCCGCGGCCAGTTGCTTTTCACGGCCACATAGACCTTGCTGCCGGAAAAATTGTGGCTGGAGGTCACCTCCTCGGTCGGCGCTTGGCGGATTCTCCCGGCGACGACGTTCCCGGAATCTTCCGGAAGACTGCCGATCTCCATTTTCCCGGCGTCCATGGAAAGGTCGATTTGTCCCGAGGCGGCGTCTCCCAGCGCATAGGAGAGCTCATCCGTTTCGAGTCTCGTTTCCCGCGCCGGAGCGTTTCCCATCAGGAACAACCCGCCGGCCAGCAAGCCGAGGATCACGGCCAGCGAGGCCAGCGCCCCCAGGAAGGACCGGCGCGCGATCAGGATATCGGCGCCGACGGCGATGATGATCAGCGGCCAAAACCGGAAGACGATCTCCCACAGGCTCCATTGGACAAGTTTCATTTGCTGCAACAGCAGCACCATCCCCAAACCGATGAGGATGAACGGGCCGACGATGCTCGGTCCGTGACTCCGCGATTGTCCGCTCATGGCGTTAATTCTCCTTCCGCGCGCCGCGGATGATCAGCGCCGCACCGACCACGATCAGCAGGATCGGCCACAGGGCCGACCAATTCATCCAGGCGGTCAGCCATTCGAGTCCGAGCATATCCGCCACCCGCTCGGCGACCAGCACCACGCCGAGGACGATCAACCCCACGCCGATCCAGAATCCCGCCTGCGGATGGGGGGTTTGCGCAACGTGACGGATATCCTCACCCACCCCCTTCATGCCTTCGGCCAGCCGGTCGCCGACGCTTCCCGACACGGCCTCGGCCCCCCCCTCCACCGGCACCAAGATCCACAGAATGAGGTAAAGCAGAAAGCCGAAGCCCTGCGTTAAGAGCAGCAACAGGAAAATCAGCCGAACGATGGTCGGATCGATCCCCAGGTATTTGCCCAATCCGCCGCACACGCCTCCCAGAAATCGGTCGGTCCGGCTTCGTACCAGTCTTCCACTCATGTTTTTCTCTCCTTCTTCACTATCGAATCTCAACCGCGCCGACGCCGGTTTCGATCCGGATGTCGGCCGCGTTCTCCGCCCGGTCGAAATCGGCGGATTGATAGCCCTTGCCGCTGCGCGGGAATCGGTTCTGATCCACGCTGATGCCGGCCAAGCCGCTCTCCACCGCGATTCGCGCCGCCACCCCGTCCGGAATGCGCAGGACAACGGAGGCCGCGCCGGACGACACCTGTACGCGGATTTTCCCGGCCCGTGCCGGAAGCGTCATTTCGGTGGAGGACGCTCCGGTCTTAAGACGTATGTCTTCGGCCTTCAAGGTGCTGAAATCCAGGCGGGATTCCCCCGCCCCGGTCTCCAGGTCGAGGGTCATGGGAATGCTTTCGTTCAAACGCATATCCCAGACGATCGGAGTCCACGGTCCGAAGATCCAAGGGCCGCCGAAATTCATCCACACGTCGTCCGGGACGCGCAACTCCGCGTCGAGCAGGTCGCCCTGACGGTATTCCGTGTGCCGCAGGCCGCCGGTGAAGGAACCCTCGGCCAGCGCGTTGGATCCGGCGCCTTCGCGCACCAACAGCCGCCCGGCTCCGTGGCGGATGCGGACGTCCGCCCGGGAGGCGCCCTGCAGGGGGATGGTCACCGCTTCGACAGCCGAGGCCGCCGGTCGGATCCGCGCCCAGATCAGGAACCAGACTCCGATGAAGATCAGCGCTACCGGCCATAGGAAAGGCCAAACATTGACCCCCAGCAGATTGCCCGCCGTCAGCGCCGCGCCGGCCAGGATGGCGAGAGTCCCCCAGAAAACCGCCCCGTATTTCATGACGGCCCTCCCGCCTGCGGCCCGGACGACCCGCCCGAGGAGCCGATCCGGCTGAACAGCGGCTTCAGCATGACCACCAAGCCGAGCGCGATCAGCAGAACCGGAACGGTTATGCCGACTGTCTCAATTCCGCCGAAGAGCGAGCCGAAAATCAGGAAGGCGGCTAGGCTGAAGATGATCGGGCCCAGGGCGTCGTTCAATCCCTTGAGCGGCCGGCCTTGAAGCAGCTCGTTGAGGAAAATTCCGACGCCGACAAAGCCGGGGATCAGCGTCCAGGCATAGTTCCAGGTGAAAAAACCGGCGCCGAGCGCGGTCTGCCAGTAGAAGATGCCGCCGATGCCGGCGATGATGCACACCGGGATGATCATCCCGGACGCGCCGGTGGCGATCCCGATCAGCGCCAGGATCAGCGCCACGGCGAAGAGCACCAGCGCCGGCGCGTTTTCGCCGCGGAAGATGCCGCTTAATCCGGGCACGATTTGAAAGACAAGGAACACAACGCCCAAGAGGATGAGCGCCAAGCCGGTGCGGATGCTGGAACGGGTGGGTGAACTCATGGAAGAACCTCCTCGTTATGATGAAAGGCTGAGATCCGCGCATGAAAGCCGGATGATTTGCTTCTACAGTACCATATACGCTGGGGAAAATGTTGCGTTTTCCCATCCCCAACCAGGCCGGTTTCGTGCCGAAAAACGGCCTAAATCCGGTAATGGCACCCGGATTGGAATTTTCCACCTCGGTCGGAATTATGGAAAGACGCGCGGCCTGCTCTCGCTCCAGGTTCAGACCGCCCCATTTGCGTTAACTGCCTCCCGGGGCGCTGCCCCCGAACGATTTCCTCGGGAACCCAAAGAAGGACATGCGGAGCCCGGCCCGGACCACGCTTGGCTGACGATCAGACGGCGGCAATCCTCAATTGGGAGGAAGCCATGACTGAACGCGTTTATCAACCCCAAGCGTGTGGAAAAATCTTGGTTTTACCCAGTTGTACTTTTAGACAGGCCTTCACCGGCTTTTGTTACAACAACCACCCGAGCAGCCGCCTCAAGAGCTTTCAACCCAGTCCGCTCCTTCGGCCGGCCGGGTCGCCACCACTTCGGGAGGAATTCCGGTGGCGTCGAAATACTTGGTCGCGAGGAGATCAACGAACGTATCCGCCTGTTCCCGTTCCACCAGTTGGATGGTGCAGCCGCCGAATCCGGCGCCGGTCAGACGGGCGCCGAAACAGCCAGGGATAGACCTCGCCGCCCCGGCCATCGCGTCCAACTCCGGAACGCTCACCTGGTACAGATCCCGCAGGCTGGCATGGCCGGCGTCCATCAACTCCCCAGCGGCGGCCAAGTCGCCGCGCCGCAGGGCGTCGGCCGTCAGCAGAGTCCGCTCGCATTCCATCACCACGTGCTCCGCGCGCCTGCGGACCACTTCCGGAAGGCTGTCGCCCGCCGAGCGCAGCATCCCCGGGGTGACGTCGCGTAGCGCCCGGACCTGCGGATGCGACCGGGCGAGGATGTTCACCGCCTGCTCGCACTGCGCGCGCCGCTCGTTGTAGGCGCCGTCCCCCAGCTTGTGGCGCACCCGGGTGTCGGCGATCACCAGCACGGCGGACGGCGGGATCGGGATCGGCTCGTATTCCATCGAACGGCAGTCCAGCAACAGGGCGCAGCCCTCCCTGCCATGGAGGGAGGCGAATTGGTCCATCAGACCGCAGCGGACTCCGGTGAAGCTGTGTTCCGCCTCCTGGCAAGCGCGGGCCAGATCCATCCGCGGCGCGCTCCACCCGCCGGCCGCCTGAAACGCGAGCGCGAACGCGACCTCGAGCGCCGCCGACGAGCTCAATCCGGATCCGATCGGGACGGAGGAGGAAAACACCCCGCGCAGGCCGGGAACCCGGAACCCGCGGCGGGCCAGCGCCCAAGCCACTCCCGCCGCATACCGGGCCCACGGCGGATAGGCGCCGGCCTGCTCCTCGGCGCTCTTCGCGGGATCCGGCAGGGGCAGCGAAACGCGCTCGTCGACGTCGGGGGCGGAGATCTCGAGCACCGGATCGGCGCGGGGAGCCGCAGCCAGATAAACCGCGCGCTCGATGGCGGCCGGCAACACCCAGCCTTCGTTGTAATCGGTGTGCTCCCCGATCAGATTAACCCGCCCCGGAGCGCGCGCGATTCCCGCCGGCGCCGAGCCGAATTGCTCCCGGAAGGCGGCCGTGACCCTGGCTTCGATCTGCGGATTGCGGCTCATCCCTCGTCTTCCTCCTCGAGCAGGAATCCCTCCTCGATCAACCGCGTGCGCAGGCGGTTGGCTCCCAGCCTCGCGACGACGTACACCGGCCCCTCCAATCGGACGAGCGTGCCGCGGTCGCGTTCCGCCAGCGCAGCGATCCGCCGGGCCGCTTCCTCGTTGCGGGGCAGTAGGATTTTTCCGGGGCGGACCGCGGCTTCCGTGCCGCGCTCCTCCCATCGCCGGAGTGCTCCGGCCAGAGCGGCGGGAACCTTGCCGGCGAGGCTCTCCAGCAGCGGCAAGATGTGCGCCGCGCGGACTCCCTGTTCGCGGGCTCGGGCCAGCGCGCGCGGGGTGATCCGGTAGACGTACGCCCCGCCTTTCGGCTCCAGCCAATCCGCACAGCGCGCCAACTGGTAGCGCAGAAGCGGGGCCGTTTCCGGCAGGACGACCAGCGAGCCGTCGGGGCGGATCCGCGCCCGCGCCGGAACACCTGCCGCGGACTCGGATTCCTCATCCCACAGCGCGGCGGCCTGCGGGGTGAAGCGGAAGGCTTTGGGATTCCCGCGCGGCGTCGTCTCCACGGCGCCCAACCAGGCCAGCGGGCCTGAGAAATAAAATCGAACCAGGGCGCCTTCCACGCGGTCCCAGGAATCCAACCCGCGCAGGAATTCCCCCGAGTCGTCGCGCAACCGCCAGACGTCGAATTCCGAAGCCGGCCGCTGGAATTCAAGGTCGGTGCGGTGGATCGCCGCCGCGGCGGATTCTATGGTGCACCATTCCCCCCGCGGAACGGCGCGGACCGCTTTCAGAAAATTCCTCCGCGCGCGGACCGGATCGTTCGGCCACGCCGCCTCGGCCGAGGAAACCCCGACGTGGGCCAGGTCGTTCCACGCGCCGGAATCGCGCCAGGCTTTGAGCAGGAACGCGGCCGACTCCTCCACCGTCCGCTCGAGGAACGCGCGCGCGGTGTCCGGCTCCGGCTGCAGCGGATCCCCGCGGAGCAGTCCTTTTTCCAGGAGCAGGCAGGAAAGGAACGGCAGGGCGTCCGGTTCTTTCAGGTGCAAATCCAAGGCTCGGGCAGCTCCCGGAGTCCGGATACCGCGGTGCGCCGGCGGGGGCCAATTGCGCGCATAGGCCAGGATGGTACAGGCGTCTTGCGCGCTCCGGAACTTGGCTTGCATCGGTTGTTCCTGCCGGCCGGGCTGGTAGGAAAGCAGGCTCCATTCGGAGGCGGGCGATTCCGCGCCGGCGGGGATCAGCGCTTCGAGGTCCCCGGGAAGAAAAACGTATTCCTGCGCGCCGCTTCCCGCGCGGATGAAAGCCCGCCCGATCCAACCGGAGTACCACAAAGCTTCCGAGACCGACGCCGGATTGCGCCAGGGTTGTTC
This portion of the Anaerolineales bacterium genome encodes:
- a CDS encoding PspC domain-containing protein, with the protein product MSGRLVRSRTDRFLGGVCGGLGKYLGIDPTIVRLIFLLLLLTQGFGFLLYLILWILVPVEGGAEAVSGSVGDRLAEGMKGVGEDIRHVAQTPHPQAGFWIGVGLIVLGVVLVAERVADMLGLEWLTAWMNWSALWPILLIVVGAALIIRGARKEN
- a CDS encoding helicase-associated domain-containing protein translates to MLTLLHALQDESADHWRVVAQAWGVEYPASSRDPVSELIVAVLNPERIAEVYRALPPPLRQAVAALRAKGGKIPVAEFFHRFGEIRSMGPARRQREQPWRNPASVSEALWYSGWIGRAFIRAGSGAQEYVFLPGDLEALIPAGAESPASEWSLLSYQPGRQEQPMQAKFRSAQDACTILAYARNWPPPAHRGIRTPGAARALDLHLKEPDALPFLSCLLLEKGLLRGDPLQPEPDTARAFLERTVEESAAFLLKAWRDSGAWNDLAHVGVSSAEAAWPNDPVRARRNFLKAVRAVPRGEWCTIESAAAAIHRTDLEFQRPASEFDVWRLRDDSGEFLRGLDSWDRVEGALVRFYFSGPLAWLGAVETTPRGNPKAFRFTPQAAALWDEESESAAGVPARARIRPDGSLVVLPETAPLLRYQLARCADWLEPKGGAYVYRITPRALARAREQGVRAAHILPLLESLAGKVPAALAGALRRWEERGTEAAVRPGKILLPRNEEAARRIAALAERDRGTLVRLEGPVYVVARLGANRLRTRLIEEGFLLEEEDEG
- the galK gene encoding galactokinase, coding for MSRNPQIEARVTAAFREQFGSAPAGIARAPGRVNLIGEHTDYNEGWVLPAAIERAVYLAAAPRADPVLEISAPDVDERVSLPLPDPAKSAEEQAGAYPPWARYAAGVAWALARRGFRVPGLRGVFSSSVPIGSGLSSSAALEVAFALAFQAAGGWSAPRMDLARACQEAEHSFTGVRCGLMDQFASLHGREGCALLLDCRSMEYEPIPIPPSAVLVIADTRVRHKLGDGAYNERRAQCEQAVNILARSHPQVRALRDVTPGMLRSAGDSLPEVVRRRAEHVVMECERTLLTADALRRGDLAAAGELMDAGHASLRDLYQVSVPELDAMAGAARSIPGCFGARLTGAGFGGCTIQLVEREQADTFVDLLATKYFDATGIPPEVVATRPAEGADWVESS